Within the Malus sylvestris chromosome 4, drMalSylv7.2, whole genome shotgun sequence genome, the region AGAATTCTATGAGTAGTTTTTTCTGaaaatgaatgtttattttGCAGTTACGTACACACAAGAACTCTGTCAACTTTAGATCGGCAGTTGAAGTGGTTACCTTCATACTGTATGAAGCATACCCATCTGATAGACCATCAAAAAGGGAGGCGCAAGTAAATGCCGAGGAACTAATGGTCGATGAGGAGGAACTAATGGTTGATGAGGGCTTGTTCAAAGGACTCGAGCCGCTAAATGGTAGAGTTTTCGATCTACCGGAAGTTGATGAAAGTTTTTTGTTGCATGTCACGATGTGATGACTAAAAGAGCAATAGTGATTGCATGAATGGTTATCCGTCGTTAATGTATGTGAACTTTTTAGGTGATTGCATGCAAAACGTTAACATTCCTCAATATCATTGATGCAATTGTATGTCCATTCAAGCTTCAGATATATCAAAACCCTCCTCTAATTAGACATTCAAAAGAAGAGTAGGACTCCAGGCTAGGCTAGACTCTGTGGAGTCCAAACATTTGCAACTGTCACTTGTGGAAACCTACTCAGTTTCGAGCCCAAAAAAGGATACTCAATGCCGGATTGGACTAGCACTTGTAATACAAAGAGTTCGAATCCCCTTCCTCGTAGTCAGATTAGTTTAAAACAAAGAGTTGGATCATTTTTCAGTAGTTTCAAATACGGAAGCATAAGTTTTCCAGAAACAGGTAAAATATAATTGTAAGAGCTGCGAAAAGATAATACAGTCATTCGGTCCAGGCCAATAGCCAGACGGTATACGTAATAAAACACCTATGACAGCATTTCAGATCAGAATGCACACGAGATCAAAagcaagaaaagaaacaaagcaGAAAACAGAAATAGAAATAGAAATTCGGACCTCATGCGTCTACAATGACCATGTAAAACACATATTTCTCACCGGCCGTTAGGCTCAACAATCCTTGGTCTGCCTCCCATCTGCTCGAGAAACTGGGAGAGACGCAAATGCTTCGCGGCCCATTGCTCAGCCAACTTCTGCTCCTTTGCTTCTGCATCCCTCCTTAGCCCTGCTAACTGTTCCCTGTATTCTGCTTCGATCCTGTCTAGAGCAGCCTTCTGCTCTTCCCTTAGAGCCTTCACCTTGGCTTCAATCTCTTCCATCTTCTCCGTCCTCCGACAAGCCTTCTCCGAATCCAGTTGCAACTCCACCCTTCTTAACCTCCACGAAGCTTCCTTCTTATGCGCTGCCCAAGCACGGTGCATTTCCTCCAACTCTCTGGAGCACTCCACCAACTCAGATATCACTAGGTTCTCCCCACAAGCGGGAACTACACCATGATGTGGCAAATTTCCCACAACAAAACTACCATCTGATCCTCGATCCTGCTGCAGCCAAGGGATTGGCGGAGAGGGTGCCACTGTCGGGGACAGACTCAGGGTAACAGAAGGAGATGGTGGCCTCACATTGGGGGACACACTGGAATTAGAAAGCCAAGGAGGAAGAATCGTTGGCGCTGGAGAAGATGTTTCCGTATGAAGATAGGCCCCGTTTGAAGTAGCCATGAGATAGGTTGGCGCACGCTCCTTCACCAACTTCTCGGCAAAAGTTTCAAGTATTGTATCGTATTTACCCTCCACAATAGGGTCAGttatcttcttgttcttctgttCTCTTTGCTGCTTCTCTTTGAACACTTCCCACCACTTTCCCAATCTCTTAGCCGTACGACCAGGGACTTCAGCAGCAATTTTCTTCCACTTATTACCGTGTTTGGCTTGAAGACAAATGACAAGGCGCTGCTCCTCTTCAGTTAGGGATCCTTTCTTAATGCCGGGTTTGAGATAATTCTTCCACCTTTCTAAGCAAGATTTAGCATCCCTGTCTAGGGGTGTGTTCATGCGCTGCGATACAAGGTTCCACTCCTTTGGTCCATATTGCTTCACATATGCACGTAACAAAGCGTCCTCTTCAGCACTCCAACGCTGTCTCTCCTTCATCTCCAGGAGCACGCACAATTGTCCATTGCCTCAAACCGAAACTCTTCATAATGTATCTGGGATCCAGACGCCATTATATTAGTCGATCTCCTACTGTGATTTTATGATATGTTAATGTCTAAAAGGAAATAAACAGCTGGATAGGAAGGAACTAACTAGCTAAGACTATGAAAACCAAAAGAAGCAGATACAGCTACCAGATGATAGAAACAATGAGGCTAATATGTGCATCAAACCGTAAATTTCCTCTAATGGAATGAAATTGCGGCCACCAGTTGCATGCTTGTTTTGAAACCAGGATAACAATTTCATCGCCCATGCATGCATTTAAGACAAGAAAATAAAGGAACCTCCATAAATTCCTGGTGCCTTCACCAGCCTTTCAACCACTAATAGTCAAATACAGAAACGGCAAAAATTTAAGAAGATGAGCATTCTCATTGTAGTTCAACAGTCCAGACATCAGCAAAATAACAAACTGACAAGTAATGCTGGATTTAACTAGGATTATGTTAGAGTTTTGATGAACAAAAGGAGAAATGCTTAATCCTGAAAACTGGTCAAATATATTCCAATTGGCATACAACGAACACAATGGCTATTTCTTCAGCCAAATCATTAAACTTAGAGAGCATATCGGGTCTGGCATGCGTATAAAAAAGTTGAGAACAAGGCAGCTCTTTGTAAGAAATCCTTTCGATACAAACTTATTAACTTTAGACAGGAAAAGGGACGATGACAAACTATAACATGATACATTTCGAGATgaataattcaattatttccATAATTTAATTTACATTGTACTTATTGCTTATTGACTGGTGTACTTATATACAGTAAATGGAAGATAACAAACAAGCACATAATATATTTCACAAAGTTTgaataattcaattatttacatatgtattatttatttttaatttggtaattcactaataggtatttattaaaatataaacttaAATACTCCCTACTTCAGGGTATATGTAATGATTCAGAATAGCCAGCATAATATGatgatttaattttatatagGGTTTGATTTCCACTCTCCATTGCACCTCTTGCACTCACCCCTTAATTTTGttccttgattttttttgttccgTTTCATTAAATGACCAAAAAGAAAGAACCATAACGAAAGAAGGGAGTGCGTAAGGTCAAAACGGAGTGCAGAAGTCACTCCCCTATATAAACTAAAGTTATCTTTCTCACAACAAAGGTAAAAATATTACATTAAACAAAAAACATCAGATACCGAAATTAATCGAAGCAACTGATTGATTTTAGGTACGGTAATTCAATCGAGGATTACAAAACAAggtgaaaaatgaaaactgatCTCACCAACAAACGCTCAAAAGTTCATCTTAGGATACAGAAATTAATTCGAGACACCCGATTGGTCACAAAACAAGGTGTAAAATAAAACTGATATTCACGTTTGGGCTGCGGATAGACCTTCTTAGCTATCCAATTTTGATCTTatggtacattatttttttctttccaaaatgccAACAACAAAAAACACTCAAAAGTGACAGAACACTGCCAGATTACCAATATGTTTATAAATATGCTCCAATGCTTAATTAACGGCCCACTAATAAACCAAAAATTGTCAATGATCAACCAATTAAGAACCAAATAAAAAGGCCAACCAACCGCCATGATTTAACaatgagtaatgctagagagacacCAAGCCTTGGATTATATCACATTTTcgagaaaaacacttcaaaaacgATTGACGTTACTGTGGAAGAATGACACCAAATTAACTTGACAACTAATTATCACTTAGAGCAGCAAAACTTATAATTGTCCGAGTGTAATTTTGTTTTCTAATCTACTATCATAGTtaagaaaaaagtaaaaaaatccGTACTTTATAGCtttaaatgttttgatcatCTCTTACTCTGCAATTTGGTTTGTGGGGCTATGGGGTCTATTTTCTAATTTACTCACATGAAAATTTCATCTCTAAAGATTATAAGATCTTACCACACATTTACTTTCACCGACACCATTAAACTAATTAACAAAACAAAGTACAACAATCAATATCAGAATTGA harbors:
- the LOC126619889 gene encoding transcription factor AS1-like — its product is MKERQRWSAEEDALLRAYVKQYGPKEWNLVSQRMNTPLDRDAKSCLERWKNYLKPGIKKGSLTEEEQRLVICLQAKHGNKWKKIAAEVPGRTAKRLGKWWEVFKEKQQREQKNKKITDPIVEGKYDTILETFAEKLVKERAPTYLMATSNGAYLHTETSSPAPTILPPWLSNSSVSPNVRPPSPSVTLSLSPTVAPSPPIPWLQQDRGSDGSFVVGNLPHHGVVPACGENLVISELVECSRELEEMHRAWAAHKKEASWRLRRVELQLDSEKACRRTEKMEEIEAKVKALREEQKAALDRIEAEYREQLAGLRRDAEAKEQKLAEQWAAKHLRLSQFLEQMGGRPRIVEPNGR